Proteins co-encoded in one Chaetodon auriga isolate fChaAug3 chromosome 9, fChaAug3.hap1, whole genome shotgun sequence genomic window:
- the scyl1 gene encoding N-terminal kinase-like protein isoform X2, whose product MWSFFARDPVKDFAYEILPDTQEKSGIWTLHRGKRKTNGEPVSVFVYEVTQGTEQQTQLAKAAFKRMKTLRHPNILAYVDGLETEKSLYLVTEQVTPLAVHLKAQAEKGGAGDLEVSWGLHQIVKALSFLINDCHLLHNNLGVWSVFVDRAGEWKLGALDHVAPEQGDPSGVSLPSPKAVYPDMEKYDPPEMPNSSGEKWAGEVWRLGCLIWEVFNGPLPRTSSLRSLGKIPKVLVPHYCELVGANPRARPNPARFLQNSRAPGGFLSNSFVESNLFLEEIQIKEPAEKQQFFQDLSDNLDSFPEDFCKHKVLPQLLTAFEFGNAGAVVLTPLFKVGKFLSAEEYQQKIIPVIVKMFSSTDRAMRIRLLQQMEQFIQYLNEAAVNSQIFPHVVHGFTDTNPAIREQTVKSMLLLAPKLNETNLNQELMRHFARLQARDEQGPIRCNTTVCLGKIASYLNAGTRQRVLISAFSRATKDPFPASRSAGVLGFAATHNYYSVTEIAARILPTLCTITVDPDKSVRDQAFKAIKSFLSKLETVSEDPTKLADIEKDVASCAQPAGASSSWAGWAVTGMSSLTSKLIRNAPGTEGGPAAEGSEPANNTSLISATDDAPASGSEDKTPQASLTHHAASQRANQSQTLEVTDNDDEPIGDRWDEEEDWGSLEEPEKAHTEPDDWNSDWSGMAASKKKASDRVGRSSASAAVKKQSSDWSSSGWDADDSWSNEKEGQGLSSAGEEGWGNDWGEEDTDTTLTNTTLSLPEGVRLASDYNWDNSGNAAKGANQNDMFGSISQRNTASTAASTAGDGWGAEATGDWGAEESWESVDGNQGLSKAELSKKKREERRKELEAKRAERKAAKGPLKLGARKLD is encoded by the exons atgtGGTCCTTTTTTGCCAGGGATCCTGTCAAAGACTTCGCATATGAAATTCTTCCAGACACCCAAGAAAAGTCTGGAATATGGACTCTACATCGGGGGAAGCGAAAG ACCAATGGAGAACCAGTGTCGGTGTTTGTGTACGAGGTAACACAAGGAACAGAGCAGCAAACCCAACTAGCCAAGGCTGCCTTCAAGCGAATGAAGACCCTGCGCCACCCTAACATCCTGGCTTATGTCGATGGATTGGAG acagagaagagccTCTATCTGGTTACTGAGCAGGTGACACCCCTGGCAGTCCACCTGAAAGCCCAGGCAGAGAAGGGTGGAGCTGGGGACCTGGAGGTCTCCTGGGGACTGCACCAGATAGTG AAAGCTCTGAGTTTCCTGATTAACGACTGCCACCTGCTCCATAACAACTTGGGTGTGTGGTCTGTTTTTGTGGATCGAGCTGGGGAGTGGAAGCTCGGTGCCCTCGACCATGTGGCTCCTGAGCAGGGTGATCCGAGCGGGGTCTCACTCCCTTCTCCCAAGGCTGTTTACCCAGACATGGAGAAATATGACCCCCCAGAGATGCCCAATAGCAGTGGAGAGAAATG GGCAGGGGAGGTGTGGCGGCTAGGCTGTCTCATCTGGGAGGTATTCAATGGGCCGCTGCCTCGCACGTCCTCTCTTCGTTCACTGGGAAAG ATCCCCAAGGTCCTGGTCCCTCATTACTGTGAGCTGGTGGGGGCTAACCCCCGAGCTCGGCCCAATCCAGCCCGCTTTCTCCAGAACTCTAGAGCACCTGGGGGGTTCCTCAGCAACAGCTTTGTGGAGAGTAACCTTTTCCTGGAGGAGATACAG ATCAAGGAGCCGGCTGAGAAGCAGCAGTTTTTCCAGGATCTGAGCGACAATCTAGACTCCTTCCCTGAAGACTTCTGCAAACACAAGGTCCTGCCTCAGCTGCTCACCGCCTTCGAGTTTGGCAACGCAGGCGCTGTAGTCCTCACACCGCTCTTCAAG gtGGGAAAGTTCCTGTCAGCAGAAGAGTATCAACAGAAGATCATCCCTGTTATTGTGAAGATGTTTTCCTCCACGGACAGAGCCATGAGGATacggctgctgcagcag atGGAGCAGTTCATTCAGTATCTGAATGAGGCAGCAGTCAATTCCCAGATTTTCCCTCATGTTGTCCACGGCTTCACGGACACCAACCCTGCCATCAGAGAACAGACTGTGAAG TCTATGTTGCTGTTGGCTCCCAAGCTGAACGAGACCAATCTGAACCAGGAGCTGATGCGTCACTTTGCTCGGCTGCAGGCCAGAGACGAACAAGGCCCGATCCGGTGCAACACCACCGTATGCCTGGGAAAGATCGCCTCCTACCTCAATGCCGGG ACCCGTCAACGTGTTCTGATTTCTGCCTTTTCACGAGCCACTAAAGACCCCTTCCCAGCTTCACGCTCCGCTGGAGTTCTTGGCTTTGCCGCCACACACAACTACTACAGTGTAACAGAGATCGCCGCCCGGATCCTGCCCACGCTCTGCACCATCACGGTTGATCCCGATAAGAGCGTCAGGGACCAG gcaTTTAAAGCCATCAAGAGTTTCCTTTCCAAGCTGGAGACTGTGTCAGAAGACCCCACTAAGCTGGCTGATATAG AAAAGGACGTAGCGTCGTGCGCTCAGCCTGCAGGTGCCTCTTCCAGCTGGGCCGGCTGGGCCGTGACCGGCATGTCCTCGCTAACATCTAAGCTGATCCGCAACGCTCCAGGGACTGAAGGGGGGCCAGCAGCTGAGGGCAGCGAGCCTGCCAACAATACCAGCCTTATCAGTGCCACTGATGACGCACCTGCATCTG GTTCTGAAGATAAAACTCCACAAGCCTCTCTGACTCACCATGCAGCCTCTCAACGTGCCAACCAATCACAGACTCTTGAAGTAACAGACAATGATGATGAGCCAATAGGTGACCgctgggatgaagaggaggactgGGGAAGTTTGGAG GAGCCAGAGAAGGCTCACACTGAGCCAGATGACTGGAACAGTGACTGGTCAGGAATGGCAGCATCCAAAAAGAAGGCCAGTGACAGA GTGGGCCGGTCGTCGGCGTCTGCAGCGGTGAAAAAGCAGAGCTCTGACTGGAGCAGCTCAGGCTGGGACGCTGACGACAGCTGGTCCAACGAGAAGGAAGGGCAGGGTCTGAGCTCTGCGGGCGAGGAAGGCTGGGGCAATGACTGGGGCgaggaggacacagacacaACCTTGACCAACACGACGCTCTCCCTGCCCGAAGGGGTGCGCTTAGCCAGCGATTACAACTGGGACAACAGCGGCAACGCAGCCAAGGGGGCCAATCAGAACGACATGTTCGGTAGCATATCGCAGAGAAACACAGCCAGCACGGCAGCCTCCACG GCTGGCGATGGCTGGGGTGCAGAGGCTACCGGAGACTGGGGAGCTGAGGAGAGCTGGGAGTCAGTGGATGGAAACCAGG GTCTCAGCAAGGCCGAGCTGTCCAAGAAGAAacgggaggagaggaggaaagagctgGAGGCCAAACGGGCGGAGCGCAAAGCTGCTAAAGGTCCTCTCAAACTTGGCGCGCGCAAGCTGGACTGA
- the scyl1 gene encoding N-terminal kinase-like protein isoform X1, with product MWSFFARDPVKDFAYEILPDTQEKSGIWTLHRGKRKTNGEPVSVFVYEVTQGTEQQTQLAKAAFKRMKTLRHPNILAYVDGLEVYTEKSLYLVTEQVTPLAVHLKAQAEKGGAGDLEVSWGLHQIVKALSFLINDCHLLHNNLGVWSVFVDRAGEWKLGALDHVAPEQGDPSGVSLPSPKAVYPDMEKYDPPEMPNSSGEKWAGEVWRLGCLIWEVFNGPLPRTSSLRSLGKIPKVLVPHYCELVGANPRARPNPARFLQNSRAPGGFLSNSFVESNLFLEEIQIKEPAEKQQFFQDLSDNLDSFPEDFCKHKVLPQLLTAFEFGNAGAVVLTPLFKVGKFLSAEEYQQKIIPVIVKMFSSTDRAMRIRLLQQMEQFIQYLNEAAVNSQIFPHVVHGFTDTNPAIREQTVKSMLLLAPKLNETNLNQELMRHFARLQARDEQGPIRCNTTVCLGKIASYLNAGTRQRVLISAFSRATKDPFPASRSAGVLGFAATHNYYSVTEIAARILPTLCTITVDPDKSVRDQAFKAIKSFLSKLETVSEDPTKLADIEKDVASCAQPAGASSSWAGWAVTGMSSLTSKLIRNAPGTEGGPAAEGSEPANNTSLISATDDAPASGSEDKTPQASLTHHAASQRANQSQTLEVTDNDDEPIGDRWDEEEDWGSLEEPEKAHTEPDDWNSDWSGMAASKKKASDRVGRSSASAAVKKQSSDWSSSGWDADDSWSNEKEGQGLSSAGEEGWGNDWGEEDTDTTLTNTTLSLPEGVRLASDYNWDNSGNAAKGANQNDMFGSISQRNTASTAASTAGDGWGAEATGDWGAEESWESVDGNQGLSKAELSKKKREERRKELEAKRAERKAAKGPLKLGARKLD from the exons atgtGGTCCTTTTTTGCCAGGGATCCTGTCAAAGACTTCGCATATGAAATTCTTCCAGACACCCAAGAAAAGTCTGGAATATGGACTCTACATCGGGGGAAGCGAAAG ACCAATGGAGAACCAGTGTCGGTGTTTGTGTACGAGGTAACACAAGGAACAGAGCAGCAAACCCAACTAGCCAAGGCTGCCTTCAAGCGAATGAAGACCCTGCGCCACCCTAACATCCTGGCTTATGTCGATGGATTGGAGGTATAT acagagaagagccTCTATCTGGTTACTGAGCAGGTGACACCCCTGGCAGTCCACCTGAAAGCCCAGGCAGAGAAGGGTGGAGCTGGGGACCTGGAGGTCTCCTGGGGACTGCACCAGATAGTG AAAGCTCTGAGTTTCCTGATTAACGACTGCCACCTGCTCCATAACAACTTGGGTGTGTGGTCTGTTTTTGTGGATCGAGCTGGGGAGTGGAAGCTCGGTGCCCTCGACCATGTGGCTCCTGAGCAGGGTGATCCGAGCGGGGTCTCACTCCCTTCTCCCAAGGCTGTTTACCCAGACATGGAGAAATATGACCCCCCAGAGATGCCCAATAGCAGTGGAGAGAAATG GGCAGGGGAGGTGTGGCGGCTAGGCTGTCTCATCTGGGAGGTATTCAATGGGCCGCTGCCTCGCACGTCCTCTCTTCGTTCACTGGGAAAG ATCCCCAAGGTCCTGGTCCCTCATTACTGTGAGCTGGTGGGGGCTAACCCCCGAGCTCGGCCCAATCCAGCCCGCTTTCTCCAGAACTCTAGAGCACCTGGGGGGTTCCTCAGCAACAGCTTTGTGGAGAGTAACCTTTTCCTGGAGGAGATACAG ATCAAGGAGCCGGCTGAGAAGCAGCAGTTTTTCCAGGATCTGAGCGACAATCTAGACTCCTTCCCTGAAGACTTCTGCAAACACAAGGTCCTGCCTCAGCTGCTCACCGCCTTCGAGTTTGGCAACGCAGGCGCTGTAGTCCTCACACCGCTCTTCAAG gtGGGAAAGTTCCTGTCAGCAGAAGAGTATCAACAGAAGATCATCCCTGTTATTGTGAAGATGTTTTCCTCCACGGACAGAGCCATGAGGATacggctgctgcagcag atGGAGCAGTTCATTCAGTATCTGAATGAGGCAGCAGTCAATTCCCAGATTTTCCCTCATGTTGTCCACGGCTTCACGGACACCAACCCTGCCATCAGAGAACAGACTGTGAAG TCTATGTTGCTGTTGGCTCCCAAGCTGAACGAGACCAATCTGAACCAGGAGCTGATGCGTCACTTTGCTCGGCTGCAGGCCAGAGACGAACAAGGCCCGATCCGGTGCAACACCACCGTATGCCTGGGAAAGATCGCCTCCTACCTCAATGCCGGG ACCCGTCAACGTGTTCTGATTTCTGCCTTTTCACGAGCCACTAAAGACCCCTTCCCAGCTTCACGCTCCGCTGGAGTTCTTGGCTTTGCCGCCACACACAACTACTACAGTGTAACAGAGATCGCCGCCCGGATCCTGCCCACGCTCTGCACCATCACGGTTGATCCCGATAAGAGCGTCAGGGACCAG gcaTTTAAAGCCATCAAGAGTTTCCTTTCCAAGCTGGAGACTGTGTCAGAAGACCCCACTAAGCTGGCTGATATAG AAAAGGACGTAGCGTCGTGCGCTCAGCCTGCAGGTGCCTCTTCCAGCTGGGCCGGCTGGGCCGTGACCGGCATGTCCTCGCTAACATCTAAGCTGATCCGCAACGCTCCAGGGACTGAAGGGGGGCCAGCAGCTGAGGGCAGCGAGCCTGCCAACAATACCAGCCTTATCAGTGCCACTGATGACGCACCTGCATCTG GTTCTGAAGATAAAACTCCACAAGCCTCTCTGACTCACCATGCAGCCTCTCAACGTGCCAACCAATCACAGACTCTTGAAGTAACAGACAATGATGATGAGCCAATAGGTGACCgctgggatgaagaggaggactgGGGAAGTTTGGAG GAGCCAGAGAAGGCTCACACTGAGCCAGATGACTGGAACAGTGACTGGTCAGGAATGGCAGCATCCAAAAAGAAGGCCAGTGACAGA GTGGGCCGGTCGTCGGCGTCTGCAGCGGTGAAAAAGCAGAGCTCTGACTGGAGCAGCTCAGGCTGGGACGCTGACGACAGCTGGTCCAACGAGAAGGAAGGGCAGGGTCTGAGCTCTGCGGGCGAGGAAGGCTGGGGCAATGACTGGGGCgaggaggacacagacacaACCTTGACCAACACGACGCTCTCCCTGCCCGAAGGGGTGCGCTTAGCCAGCGATTACAACTGGGACAACAGCGGCAACGCAGCCAAGGGGGCCAATCAGAACGACATGTTCGGTAGCATATCGCAGAGAAACACAGCCAGCACGGCAGCCTCCACG GCTGGCGATGGCTGGGGTGCAGAGGCTACCGGAGACTGGGGAGCTGAGGAGAGCTGGGAGTCAGTGGATGGAAACCAGG GTCTCAGCAAGGCCGAGCTGTCCAAGAAGAAacgggaggagaggaggaaagagctgGAGGCCAAACGGGCGGAGCGCAAAGCTGCTAAAGGTCCTCTCAAACTTGGCGCGCGCAAGCTGGACTGA